A window of Parasynechococcus marenigrum WH 8102 contains these coding sequences:
- a CDS encoding CRR6 family NdhI maturation factor: protein MEPVQINADAIRRLDLTPLQPWSSQPLPSLLEQGPALELQFDWPRDPSDPRELAECPEPRLWALRADARFPWLPLLLERDQGSLIRHVAMVVPHSFNRSEGLRFEPQALELWITHRLMQLDDLCTATLGRPQRGNLSQMAASLGYELDAGFWTLLS, encoded by the coding sequence ATGGAACCGGTTCAGATCAACGCCGATGCGATCCGGCGTCTCGACCTCACTCCCCTGCAGCCCTGGAGCAGCCAGCCGCTGCCGTCGCTGCTGGAGCAAGGCCCTGCTTTGGAACTGCAGTTCGACTGGCCTCGCGATCCTTCGGATCCCCGGGAACTTGCCGAATGCCCCGAGCCACGGCTCTGGGCCCTACGGGCCGATGCCCGTTTTCCCTGGCTACCGCTGCTGTTGGAGCGCGACCAGGGCAGTTTGATCCGCCATGTGGCCATGGTGGTGCCCCACAGCTTCAACCGCAGTGAGGGATTGCGCTTCGAGCCCCAGGCCCTCGAGCTGTGGATCACCCACCGGCTGATGCAACTGGATGACCTCTGCACCGCCACGCTGGGACGCCCCCAACGGGGCAACCTGTCGCAGATGGCAGCCTCCCTCGGCTATGAGCTTGATGCCGGCTTCTGGACCCTGTTGAGCTGA
- a CDS encoding sulfite exporter TauE/SafE family protein: MLPWWDIPLLIGLGLLAGGLAGLLGIGGGLIFAPLLLWLDLPPHQALATSSFAIVPTALAGLVSHLRSGSLPVRTGLAIGLSAFGSALLFGGLAGVVSGWLLLAMQTLIYVVLAFAVRVREEEATPGEDEETGGQVGLLAGVGCIAGWTAGMLGLGGGLVMVPLMNGPLGVPIHRAVRLSTVAVFCSASAASLQFLHEGRGVPWMGLVLGGVAALAAQWSARRLDRFDAVVLVRLLRGLAIVLAVDSCRRALHLLWV, translated from the coding sequence GTGCTGCCCTGGTGGGACATCCCCCTGCTGATCGGCCTTGGCCTGCTGGCCGGCGGGTTGGCCGGCCTGCTGGGCATCGGAGGTGGTTTGATCTTCGCGCCCCTGCTGCTCTGGTTGGATCTTCCGCCCCATCAGGCTTTGGCCACCAGCAGCTTTGCCATCGTTCCCACGGCCCTGGCGGGCCTGGTGTCCCACCTGCGCAGTGGATCGCTGCCGGTTCGAACCGGTCTGGCCATTGGACTGTCCGCCTTTGGTTCAGCGCTGTTGTTCGGCGGTCTGGCCGGCGTGGTGAGCGGCTGGCTGCTGCTGGCGATGCAGACGTTGATCTACGTGGTGCTGGCCTTTGCCGTACGCGTGCGGGAGGAGGAGGCAACACCCGGCGAGGACGAGGAGACCGGCGGCCAGGTGGGGTTGTTGGCGGGGGTGGGCTGCATTGCCGGGTGGACCGCAGGAATGCTCGGCCTTGGCGGTGGCCTGGTGATGGTGCCGCTGATGAACGGACCCCTGGGGGTTCCCATTCATCGGGCGGTGCGCCTCAGCACCGTGGCGGTGTTCTGCTCAGCGTCAGCCGCTTCGCTGCAGTTCCTGCATGAGGGGCGAGGGGTGCCCTGGATGGGACTGGTGCTGGGGGGCGTGGCGGCCCTGGCCGCGCAATGGTCCGCCAGGCGACTGGATCGGTTTGACGCGGTGGTGCTGGTGCGGTTGCTGCGGGGCCTGGCCATCGTGCTGGCGGTGGACAGCTGCCGGCGGGCCCTTCATTTGCTGTGGGTCTGA
- a CDS encoding lipoate--protein ligase family protein codes for MPTARSPGRLIPNRIADGPTQMAIDALLLAQATEVPVLRFYRWDGPWLSLGRHQRHWPQHWEQLAREGRLRMVRRPSGGQAVLHAGGLTYALIWPSAPRRRKQAYREACQWLIDGFSQLGLPLQFGDDPALGSGNNCFASSTAADLVDRAGVKRIGSAQCWQHGRLLQHGEILLDPPPTLWQAVFGEAAPPAAAAKLNRLTLDQQLINAMAMAWPDVAWEEMPLSDDEHAQVEGRLRSVCSEFAGIDATI; via the coding sequence ATGCCGACCGCCCGATCCCCTGGCCGACTCATTCCCAACCGGATCGCGGATGGCCCGACCCAGATGGCCATCGATGCGCTGCTGCTGGCCCAGGCCACGGAGGTTCCGGTGCTGCGCTTCTACCGCTGGGACGGACCTTGGCTGTCCCTGGGCCGCCATCAGCGCCACTGGCCCCAGCACTGGGAGCAACTGGCGCGGGAGGGTCGCCTTCGCATGGTGCGTCGGCCCAGTGGCGGCCAGGCCGTGCTCCACGCAGGGGGGCTCACCTACGCACTGATCTGGCCTTCGGCCCCACGCCGACGCAAGCAGGCTTACCGCGAGGCCTGCCAATGGTTGATCGATGGCTTCAGCCAACTTGGTCTGCCGTTGCAGTTCGGGGACGATCCCGCCCTTGGCAGCGGCAACAATTGCTTCGCCAGCTCCACCGCTGCAGATCTCGTGGACCGTGCCGGCGTGAAACGCATCGGCAGTGCCCAGTGCTGGCAGCACGGACGTCTGCTGCAGCACGGCGAAATCCTGCTGGACCCTCCGCCGACGCTCTGGCAGGCGGTATTCGGCGAAGCCGCCCCGCCTGCGGCAGCGGCAAAGCTCAACCGGCTGACCCTGGATCAACAGCTAATCAACGCCATGGCGATGGCCTGGCCTGATGTGGCCTGGGAGGAGATGCCCCTCAGCGACGACGAACATGCTCAGGTGGAGGGGCGTTTGCGGTCCGTTTGTTCGGAATTTGCGGGCATCGACGCAACGATCTGA
- a CDS encoding M50 family metallopeptidase, translated as MGEGWTLLTFRGVPLRIQPSWLFALAIFTTLFQGRYASEVTPAVPMLVSWGLGLATALMLFLSVLLHELGHAVMAVREGVKVLSITLFHLGGIARVEKECATAMGSLRIAAAGPLVSLLLALGLLLAAVPAGAVSPLLTLLCTQLGLLNLMLGLFNLLPGLPLDGGLILKALVWQFSGSQKRGMQVAAASGRALATLLIVMGGLLLLQGGGFNGVMLMLIGWFGLGANRSQSQMLVLQQVLQDLKVADAASRRFRVIESDQPLRKLSQLRLQDDEAKRGADWVLICRGPHWLGWVDDQPLRDLPVQQWDRQTVGDHLRPLDSLPSIADNAPIWQAIKAVEASQQGRVLVLSPAGLPAGTLDRMDIGEAVLKRLGVRLPAPILDEARRHNSYPMGLVMLPQIVASMPANSEQTDRKRPST; from the coding sequence GTGGGAGAAGGCTGGACCCTGTTGACCTTTCGGGGCGTTCCGCTGCGGATCCAGCCCAGCTGGTTGTTTGCCCTGGCCATCTTCACCACGCTCTTTCAGGGGCGTTATGCGAGTGAGGTCACTCCAGCAGTTCCGATGCTGGTGAGTTGGGGACTCGGGTTGGCTACAGCACTCATGCTGTTTCTGTCGGTGCTGCTGCACGAACTCGGCCATGCCGTGATGGCTGTCCGCGAAGGGGTGAAGGTACTCAGCATCACGCTGTTTCACCTGGGGGGCATCGCCCGAGTGGAGAAGGAGTGCGCCACGGCCATGGGCAGTCTGCGGATTGCCGCCGCTGGTCCGCTGGTCAGCCTGCTGCTGGCCCTCGGCCTGTTGCTTGCAGCGGTGCCGGCCGGTGCTGTCAGCCCCCTGCTCACGCTGCTTTGCACCCAGCTCGGTCTGCTCAATCTGATGCTTGGGTTGTTCAATCTGCTGCCCGGTTTGCCCTTGGACGGCGGGTTGATACTGAAGGCGCTGGTGTGGCAGTTCAGCGGCAGTCAGAAGCGGGGCATGCAGGTGGCCGCGGCGTCTGGCCGTGCCCTGGCCACCCTGTTGATCGTGATGGGTGGCCTGCTGCTGCTGCAGGGCGGCGGCTTCAACGGTGTGATGTTGATGCTGATCGGTTGGTTCGGCCTGGGAGCGAATCGCAGTCAGTCCCAGATGTTGGTGTTGCAACAGGTGCTTCAGGACCTGAAGGTGGCTGATGCCGCCAGTCGCCGCTTCAGGGTGATCGAATCGGATCAACCCCTGCGAAAGCTCAGTCAGCTGCGGCTGCAGGACGACGAGGCCAAGCGTGGAGCGGATTGGGTGCTGATCTGCCGTGGCCCCCATTGGCTGGGCTGGGTGGATGACCAGCCCCTGCGGGATCTGCCGGTTCAGCAATGGGATCGGCAGACCGTCGGCGACCATCTCCGCCCCCTCGACTCCCTTCCTTCCATTGCCGACAACGCGCCCATCTGGCAAGCGATCAAGGCTGTGGAGGCCTCTCAACAGGGACGCGTGCTGGTGCTCAGCCCAGCAGGGCTCCCTGCCGGCACGCTGGATCGCATGGACATCGGTGAAGCGGTGCTGAAGCGATTAGGGGTGCGCCTTCCCGCTCCGATCCTCGATGAGGCCCGACGCCACAACAGCTACCCGATGGGACTGGTGATGCTGCCTCAGATCGTTGCGTCGATGCCCGCAAATTCCGAACAAACGGACCGCAAACGCCCCTCCACCTGA
- a CDS encoding phosphoribosylanthranilate isomerase has translation MILRRSASRILRDQSTAPAVKICGLTDTEQALAIAAMGADAIGVIGVAGTPRYLEDSPRRGLFSQLQLHFPSLQRVWVVADPSNAMLDASLQGEGTPTVIQLHGQEPPAQCQALRQRHPEITVWKALRLRSQDDLHAVKGYVQSVDGLLLDAWSPDQLGGTGHRLPLDWLAETTLPLPWWLAGGISAEWIPELLDRVTPDGLDASSRLEVRPGWKDLEKVNALLSAVRA, from the coding sequence ATGATCCTAAGGAGATCAGCCAGCAGGATCTTGCGCGATCAATCCACCGCTCCAGCCGTGAAGATCTGCGGCCTCACCGACACCGAACAGGCGCTGGCGATCGCTGCCATGGGTGCAGATGCCATCGGTGTGATCGGCGTGGCAGGAACTCCCCGTTACCTCGAAGACAGCCCTCGTCGGGGCCTGTTCAGCCAACTGCAGCTGCACTTTCCTTCGCTCCAACGGGTTTGGGTTGTGGCGGACCCATCGAACGCGATGCTCGATGCATCACTGCAGGGCGAGGGCACCCCAACGGTGATCCAGCTGCATGGCCAGGAACCCCCCGCGCAGTGCCAGGCGTTGCGACAACGCCACCCCGAGATCACCGTCTGGAAGGCCCTGAGATTGCGCAGCCAGGACGACCTCCATGCCGTGAAGGGCTATGTGCAATCAGTCGATGGCCTGTTGCTAGATGCCTGGAGTCCGGATCAGCTGGGGGGCACGGGCCATCGGCTCCCCCTCGACTGGCTGGCGGAAACCACATTGCCGCTGCCTTGGTGGTTGGCCGGTGGCATCAGTGCGGAATGGATCCCGGAGCTGCTTGACCGCGTCACACCCGATGGCCTCGATGCCTCAAGCCGACTTGAGGTGCGCCCCGGCTGGAAGGACCTCGAGAAGGTGAACGCTCTGCTGTCGGCAGTTCGAGCCTGA
- the folE gene encoding GTP cyclohydrolase I, protein MTTTVPFVTNGASNGISNGNGQPRLSAEVSSRIRERLQAAGVSFLANDNIAEHIEPGELRALEVEVADKVRDLLRTLVIDIDNDHNTHETAERVARMYLHEVFKGRYHHQPKVASFPNVKKLDEIYTVGPITVRSACSHHLVPIMGNCWIGIKPGVRVIGLSKFTRVADWVFSRPHIQEEAVMILADEIEKLCEPQGLGIIIKAQHYCMKWRGVKEPQTSMVNSVVRGDFRHDPSLKQEFFELVRQQEALLST, encoded by the coding sequence ATGACCACCACCGTCCCTTTCGTGACCAACGGCGCCAGCAATGGCATCTCCAACGGCAACGGCCAGCCTCGTCTTAGTGCCGAGGTGTCGAGCCGGATCCGCGAGCGGCTTCAGGCCGCAGGGGTGTCGTTCCTCGCCAACGACAATATTGCTGAGCACATCGAACCCGGTGAACTGAGAGCGCTGGAGGTTGAGGTTGCGGACAAAGTCCGCGACCTGTTGCGCACGTTGGTGATCGATATCGACAACGATCACAACACCCATGAAACCGCCGAGCGTGTGGCTCGGATGTATCTCCATGAGGTGTTCAAAGGCCGCTACCACCACCAACCGAAGGTGGCCAGTTTCCCCAACGTCAAGAAGCTGGATGAGATCTACACCGTTGGCCCGATCACGGTGCGTTCGGCCTGTTCTCATCACCTGGTGCCCATCATGGGCAATTGCTGGATCGGCATCAAACCCGGTGTCCGGGTGATCGGACTGTCCAAGTTCACGCGCGTGGCGGACTGGGTCTTCTCACGCCCCCACATCCAGGAAGAGGCGGTGATGATCCTGGCCGATGAGATCGAAAAGCTCTGTGAGCCCCAGGGTCTCGGCATCATCATCAAGGCCCAGCACTACTGCATGAAGTGGCGCGGTGTGAAAGAGCCGCAAACCAGCATGGTGAATTCCGTGGTGCGGGGCGATTTCCGCCACGACCCGAGCCTGAAGCAGGAATTCTTCGAACTGGTGCGTCAGCAGGAGGCGCTGCTCAGCACCTGA
- a CDS encoding SDR family oxidoreductase, with the protein MPTALITGASRGIGRRTAELLARKGWDLKIVARSGDQLEQLAAELLPMGIQVDVRSIDLTDPHAIQPALTGLLEQGSPPAVLINNAGAAYKGDLLAMPLERWQWLMQLNVTSVMQVCAAVVPAMRATGGLVINVNSHAARNAFPQWGAYCVSKAALASFTRCLAEEERAHGIRACTLTLGAVNTPLWDTETVQSDFDRRAMLSVDQAAEALVNLAEQPVNQVIEDLTLMPAAGAF; encoded by the coding sequence TTGCCAACGGCTCTGATTACGGGTGCAAGTCGTGGCATTGGCCGCCGAACTGCTGAACTGTTAGCCCGCAAGGGTTGGGATCTCAAGATTGTTGCCCGCAGTGGCGATCAACTTGAGCAATTGGCGGCTGAATTGCTGCCGATGGGTATTCAGGTGGATGTCCGCTCCATTGACCTGACCGATCCCCACGCCATTCAGCCAGCGCTGACAGGCCTTCTGGAGCAGGGCTCTCCTCCTGCGGTGTTGATCAACAACGCAGGTGCTGCTTATAAGGGAGATTTGCTGGCCATGCCGTTGGAGCGTTGGCAGTGGTTGATGCAGCTGAATGTCACCAGCGTCATGCAGGTTTGTGCGGCCGTGGTTCCTGCCATGCGCGCTACTGGAGGTTTGGTAATCAACGTCAACAGCCACGCCGCTCGCAATGCCTTCCCGCAATGGGGGGCGTATTGCGTCAGCAAAGCGGCTCTGGCCAGCTTCACCCGTTGTCTGGCGGAAGAGGAGCGAGCCCATGGAATCCGCGCCTGCACCCTCACCCTCGGTGCCGTTAACACCCCCCTGTGGGACACGGAAACCGTACAAAGCGATTTCGATCGTCGTGCCATGCTCTCCGTCGACCAGGCAGCGGAGGCTTTGGTGAACCTGGCCGAACAACCCGTCAACCAGGTGATCGAAGATTTAACCCTCATGCCGGCTGCCGGCGCCTTCTGA
- a CDS encoding acetyl-CoA carboxylase carboxyltransferase subunit alpha, with protein MPRRPLLEFEKPLVELEQQIEQIRQLARDSEVDVSQQLHQLESLAARRRQEIFQGLTPAQKIQVARHPHRPSTLDFIQMFCDDWIELHGDRRGNDDQALVGGVGRLGDQPVLLIGHQKGRDTKENVARNFGMATPGGYRKAMRLMEHADRFRLPILSFIDTPGAYAGLQAEEQGQGEAIAVNLREMFRLRVPVIATVIGEGGSGGALGIGVADRLLMFEHSVYTVASPEACASILWRDAAKAPDAATALRITGVDLLELGVVDEVLEEPSGGNNWAPLEAGQTLRAALERHLGELLALSERELKEGRYRKFRAMGRFVEGNSQNPGKID; from the coding sequence ATGCCTCGCCGCCCCCTACTCGAATTCGAGAAGCCTCTGGTGGAGCTGGAGCAGCAGATCGAACAGATCCGCCAGCTCGCCAGGGATTCCGAGGTGGATGTCAGTCAGCAGCTCCATCAGCTGGAGTCTCTGGCGGCACGCCGTCGTCAGGAGATTTTCCAGGGGCTAACGCCGGCCCAGAAGATCCAGGTGGCCCGTCACCCCCATCGTCCCAGCACCCTGGATTTCATCCAGATGTTCTGTGACGACTGGATTGAATTGCATGGTGATCGACGCGGCAACGATGATCAGGCCCTGGTGGGCGGTGTTGGGCGTCTCGGTGATCAGCCGGTGCTGTTGATCGGCCATCAGAAGGGACGCGACACCAAGGAGAACGTTGCCCGGAACTTCGGCATGGCCACCCCAGGGGGGTATCGCAAGGCTATGCGTCTGATGGAGCATGCCGATCGATTCCGACTACCGATCCTGAGTTTTATCGACACTCCGGGGGCCTATGCAGGGCTGCAGGCGGAGGAGCAGGGGCAGGGTGAAGCCATCGCCGTCAATCTGCGCGAGATGTTCCGGCTGCGGGTCCCTGTGATCGCCACAGTGATCGGTGAGGGTGGTTCCGGCGGAGCCCTTGGTATCGGCGTAGCCGACCGCTTGCTGATGTTCGAGCACAGCGTCTACACCGTGGCCAGTCCTGAAGCGTGTGCCTCGATCCTCTGGCGGGATGCGGCCAAGGCACCTGATGCGGCCACGGCGCTGCGCATCACCGGTGTCGACCTCTTGGAGCTCGGTGTGGTGGATGAGGTTCTTGAGGAGCCGTCCGGCGGAAACAACTGGGCCCCTCTGGAGGCAGGTCAGACCCTGCGGGCTGCACTGGAGCGGCATCTCGGTGAGCTGTTGGCCCTGTCGGAACGTGAGTTAAAAGAGGGTCGTTATCGAAAATTCCGTGCGATGGGGCGCTTTGTTGAAGGAAATTCACAGAATCCTGGCAAAATCGATTAA
- a CDS encoding long-chain acyl-[acyl-carrier-protein] reductase has protein sequence MFGLIGHSTSFDAARRKAMELGFDHIADGDLDVWCSAPPQLVEHVEISSPTGTTIKGAYIDSCFVPEMLSRFKTARRKVLNAMELAQKKGINITALGGFTSIIFENFNLLQHQTVRSTTLEWQRFTTGNTHTAWVICRQVENNAPTLGIDLKTAKVAVVGATGDIGSAVCRWLSARTGVGELLLVARQQQPLLDLQAQIGGGRILTLDEALPEADVVVWVASMPRTLEIDQASLRKPCLMIDGGYPKNLDTKVAGGGIHVLKGGIVEFCKDIGWTMMQIAEMEKPQRQMFACFAEAMLLEFERCHTNFSWGRNNITLEKMDFIGAASVRHGFSTLNLNPSAQAAAA, from the coding sequence ATGTTTGGTCTGATCGGGCATTCAACGAGCTTCGATGCAGCCCGTCGCAAAGCGATGGAACTGGGTTTCGATCACATCGCTGATGGAGATCTCGATGTGTGGTGCAGCGCACCACCGCAGCTGGTGGAACACGTGGAGATCTCCAGTCCCACTGGGACCACGATCAAAGGTGCCTACATCGATTCCTGTTTCGTTCCGGAAATGCTGAGCCGGTTCAAAACGGCGCGGCGCAAGGTTCTGAATGCCATGGAGCTGGCGCAGAAGAAGGGGATCAATATCACCGCCCTCGGTGGCTTCACCTCGATCATTTTTGAGAATTTCAACCTGCTGCAGCACCAGACGGTGCGCAGCACAACGCTGGAGTGGCAGCGCTTCACAACCGGCAACACCCACACCGCCTGGGTGATCTGCCGTCAGGTGGAGAACAACGCACCAACACTCGGCATCGACCTGAAAACCGCCAAGGTGGCTGTGGTGGGTGCCACTGGAGACATCGGCAGTGCCGTGTGCCGTTGGCTGTCAGCGCGCACCGGTGTTGGAGAGCTGTTGCTGGTAGCCCGCCAGCAGCAGCCGTTGCTGGACCTTCAGGCGCAGATCGGCGGCGGACGAATCCTCACCCTGGATGAGGCCCTGCCCGAGGCGGATGTGGTGGTGTGGGTGGCGAGCATGCCGCGCACCCTGGAGATCGATCAGGCCAGCTTGCGCAAGCCCTGCCTGATGATCGACGGCGGCTATCCGAAAAACCTCGACACCAAAGTTGCCGGTGGCGGCATTCATGTCCTCAAAGGAGGAATCGTTGAGTTCTGCAAGGACATCGGCTGGACGATGATGCAAATCGCCGAAATGGAGAAGCCACAACGGCAGATGTTTGCCTGCTTCGCTGAGGCCATGCTGCTGGAGTTCGAGCGCTGTCATACGAATTTCAGCTGGGGGCGAAACAACATCACCCTGGAGAAGATGGACTTCATCGGAGCTGCTTCGGTGCGCCATGGTTTTTCCACGCTGAACCTCAACCCCTCTGCCCAGGCCGCCGCCGCCTGA
- a CDS encoding aldehyde oxygenase (deformylating): MTTLNAPEAAVVEGLDALPDFTTEAYKDAYSRINAIVIEGEQEAHDNYISLGSLIPDQKDELAKLARMEMKHMKGFTSCGRNLGVEADMVFAKKFFEPLHGNFQAALKEGKVVTCLLIQALLIEAFAISAYHIYIPVADPFARKITEGVVKDEYTHLNYGQEWLKANFEASKDELFEANKANLPLIRSMLEEVASDAAVLHMEKEDLIEDFLIAYQEALGEIGFTSRDIARMAAAALAV; this comes from the coding sequence ATGACGACCCTCAACGCACCCGAGGCAGCTGTGGTGGAGGGCCTGGACGCGCTGCCTGATTTCACTACTGAGGCTTACAAGGATGCCTACAGCCGCATCAACGCCATCGTGATCGAGGGCGAGCAGGAAGCCCACGACAATTACATCTCCCTCGGCAGCTTGATCCCTGATCAGAAGGACGAACTGGCGAAGCTGGCGCGGATGGAAATGAAGCACATGAAAGGCTTCACCTCCTGCGGCCGCAACCTGGGGGTCGAGGCGGACATGGTGTTCGCCAAGAAATTCTTCGAGCCCCTGCACGGGAACTTCCAGGCCGCATTGAAGGAGGGCAAAGTGGTGACCTGCCTGCTGATCCAGGCCCTGCTGATCGAAGCCTTTGCGATTTCGGCTTATCACATCTACATCCCCGTAGCCGATCCCTTTGCTCGCAAGATCACAGAGGGTGTGGTGAAGGACGAATACACCCATCTGAATTACGGCCAGGAATGGCTCAAGGCCAATTTTGAAGCCAGCAAGGATGAGCTGTTCGAGGCCAACAAAGCCAACCTCCCCTTGATCCGCTCAATGCTGGAAGAGGTTGCGTCCGATGCTGCAGTGCTGCACATGGAGAAGGAAGACCTGATCGAAGATTTCCTCATCGCCTATCAGGAAGCTCTCGGGGAGATCGGATTCACCTCCAGAGACATTGCCCGGATGGCTGCTGCAGCCCTTGCGGTCTGA
- a CDS encoding creatininase family protein has translation MTGHRRRFDQLAWPEIQERAHGDGSTLIWPFGACEQHGPHLPLVTDALFAERIAEAVLAELNPELPIWRLPTQVIGFSPEHQSFPGTLSLSSDLLIALVVQLGEQLAGMGWRRLVLFNAHGGQIALLQVAARELRQRCPAMAVLPCFLWSGVEGLADLLPADELENGLHAGLAETSLMLHQAPELVGDQRPKDGLPGVDGCPVPPSGWSLEGAAPSAWLMQDLSRSGVIGDSGAASAELGQALEQRLVVHWTARFQALLTSDWPAVEKAADRTSAS, from the coding sequence ATGACGGGCCATCGGCGTCGCTTTGACCAGCTCGCCTGGCCTGAGATCCAGGAGAGGGCCCATGGCGATGGATCAACTTTGATCTGGCCGTTTGGTGCCTGTGAGCAGCACGGTCCCCATCTCCCCCTTGTCACCGATGCCCTGTTTGCTGAACGGATTGCTGAAGCCGTTCTGGCAGAGCTCAATCCTGAACTGCCGATCTGGAGATTGCCGACCCAGGTCATCGGCTTTTCACCGGAACACCAATCATTTCCAGGCACTCTCAGTTTGTCCTCGGACCTGCTGATCGCCTTGGTCGTGCAACTGGGCGAGCAGCTGGCTGGCATGGGATGGCGTCGCCTGGTGCTGTTCAACGCCCACGGTGGGCAGATCGCCTTGCTGCAGGTCGCGGCCCGGGAGCTGCGGCAACGCTGTCCGGCGATGGCTGTGCTGCCTTGTTTCCTCTGGAGTGGAGTGGAAGGGCTCGCTGATCTGCTCCCTGCAGATGAGTTGGAGAATGGTCTGCACGCCGGTTTGGCGGAGACATCATTGATGCTGCATCAGGCCCCTGAACTGGTCGGTGATCAGCGCCCGAAAGACGGTTTGCCTGGTGTAGACGGCTGTCCTGTTCCCCCCAGCGGTTGGAGTTTGGAAGGGGCCGCTCCTTCGGCCTGGTTGATGCAGGATCTCAGTCGCAGCGGTGTGATTGGAGACAGCGGTGCTGCTTCAGCTGAGCTTGGACAGGCCTTGGAACAGCGCCTGGTGGTGCATTGGACCGCGCGATTCCAGGCGTTGTTGACAAGCGACTGGCCAGCGGTTGAAAAGGCTGCCGACAGGACCTCTGCGTCCTGA
- a CDS encoding S1 RNA-binding domain-containing protein, which produces MAAAGSSQPNRPKAPRAAATPPLQVMKINRKEEQEQLQREAAEARAAAEAAAEKARLLEERAGLTGPPRAAEADDDRFDMGAMEGMTMADLMGSPDKAPRRQDDNKPRSVDDFDFDEEAFLAALDENAPVGTTGDVVQGTVIGLESDGIYVDIGGKAPGFMPKSEAGLGVITNLGERFPKGLQVEVLVTREQNADGMVTISCRALELRKSWDKVKELEKHGKVVQVIVNGFNRGGVTCDLEGLRGFIPRSQLQEGDNHQELVGKTLGVAFIEVNSETRKLVLSQKRAAVAARFQELEVGQLVEGVVAAVKPYGLFIDLGGISGLLHQSSITNGSLRSIREVFDQGDRVQALITELDPGRGRIGLNTALLEGPPGELLIEKDKVMAEASDRASRAQSMLKQREQDAG; this is translated from the coding sequence ATGGCCGCAGCTGGCAGTTCGCAGCCCAATCGCCCCAAGGCACCGCGAGCGGCTGCGACCCCACCGCTCCAGGTGATGAAGATCAACCGCAAGGAGGAGCAGGAACAGCTGCAACGCGAGGCCGCAGAAGCTCGCGCGGCAGCCGAAGCAGCAGCCGAAAAGGCACGCCTGCTGGAGGAGCGGGCGGGATTAACGGGTCCACCCCGAGCGGCCGAGGCCGATGACGATCGCTTCGACATGGGTGCCATGGAGGGGATGACCATGGCGGATCTGATGGGATCCCCTGATAAGGCACCCCGCCGCCAGGACGACAACAAACCCCGCAGCGTTGACGACTTCGACTTCGACGAAGAAGCCTTCCTGGCCGCCCTGGATGAGAACGCTCCCGTGGGCACCACGGGAGATGTGGTGCAAGGCACCGTGATCGGGCTTGAAAGCGATGGGATCTACGTGGATATCGGCGGCAAAGCGCCGGGATTCATGCCCAAAAGCGAGGCCGGCCTGGGGGTGATCACCAACCTTGGTGAGCGGTTCCCCAAAGGACTGCAGGTCGAGGTGCTGGTCACCCGCGAACAGAACGCCGATGGCATGGTCACCATCAGCTGCAGGGCCCTCGAACTGCGCAAGAGCTGGGACAAGGTCAAGGAACTCGAGAAACACGGCAAGGTGGTGCAGGTGATCGTCAACGGGTTCAACCGTGGCGGTGTGACCTGCGATCTCGAGGGCCTGCGGGGGTTCATTCCCCGATCCCAGCTGCAGGAGGGCGACAACCACCAGGAGCTAGTGGGCAAGACCCTCGGGGTGGCCTTCATCGAGGTCAACTCGGAAACCCGCAAGCTGGTGCTGTCGCAGAAACGTGCTGCGGTGGCTGCCCGTTTCCAGGAACTGGAGGTTGGCCAGTTGGTAGAGGGCGTGGTTGCCGCGGTGAAGCCCTATGGGTTGTTCATCGACTTGGGGGGTATTAGCGGCCTGCTGCACCAGTCCTCCATCACCAATGGCAGCCTGCGGTCCATCCGCGAAGTGTTCGATCAGGGCGACCGTGTTCAAGCGCTGATCACGGAGCTGGATCCTGGCCGTGGCCGCATCGGATTGAATACTGCGCTGCTGGAGGGTCCTCCCGGCGAATTGCTGATTGAAAAAGACAAGGTGATGGCAGAGGCCAGTGATCGGGCCAGCCGCGCCCAGAGCATGCTCAAACAACGGGAACAGGACGCCGGATGA